The following are encoded in a window of Acropora muricata isolate sample 2 chromosome 6, ASM3666990v1, whole genome shotgun sequence genomic DNA:
- the LOC136920619 gene encoding uncharacterized protein — MEGADSYVIKEGWATKESGQAVLGQTNWRKRWCRLSRSSDGTFWAYYRKLEDIALGQPAGRIELDSTYAARELEDGERKKKPNCFALGPMYDNFAKRTYYISCESMDDKLSWMVVLNTATECQAEPNEKFEKKRKSVKQRLSRRSRKDTKKGMNLSKEIIGLDPLQRIEQWKNLCNIIACCDWKKTDCKNGITISRLSFNKNDKASVKIQGTVQVPPDIMYDYLQQAMQKGGKLDQPFRGEEVLQKMEDAIPYAWIVYNKYAALPLPSASPRDVCLERMWVPSYLTKNGTSGMVLWSTNHSLIPPIEGFTRVLTDLSGFVLSPVKTEDSMIHTNATVLVQIDVQESLQTMLEGSYKSGLLKIGLRTAFAHISYLVEQYYDYVKSLK, encoded by the exons ATGGAAGGGGCCGATTCTTATGTGATCAAAGAAGGATGGGCAACAAAGGAAAGCGGACAAGCAGTGTTAGGTCAAACAAACTGGAGAAAGCGGTGGTGTCGCCTTTCTCGAAGCTCCGATGGGACCTTTTGGGCTTATTACAG GAAGCTGGAAGATATTGCCTTGGGACAACCTGCTGGAAGAATAGAGCTTGACTCAACTT atgCTGCTCGTGAGCTTGAAGATGGAGAGAGGAAAAAGAAACCAAACTGTTTTGCCCTTGGCCCAATGTATGATAACTTTGCCAAAAGGACGTACTACATCAGTTGTG AAAGTATGGACGACAAGCTAAGCTGGATGGTAGTGTTGAACACTGCCACAGAATGTCAAGCAGAGCCCAACgagaagtttgaaaaaaaaaggaaaagtgtCAAACAAAGATTAAGCAGAAGG TCTAGAAAAGATACCAAAAAGGGAATGAACCTTTCAAAGGAAATTATTGGGTTAGACCCTCTACAAAGAATTGAG CAGTGGAAAAATCTTTGTAATATCATTGCTTGTTGTGATTGGAAGAAAACGGATTGTAAGAATGGAATAACAATATCTAGGCTGAGTTTTAACAAGAATGACAAGGCCTCTGTCAAG ATTCAAGGCACAGTCCAAGTTCCTCCAGACATCATGTATGATTATCTCCAGCAAGCAATGCAAAAAGGTGGAAAG CTAGATCAACCATTTCGAGGTGAAGAAGTTCTTCAGAAAATGGAAG ATGCCATTCCATATGCTTGGATTGTTTACAACAAATATGCCGCTTTGCCACTTCCAAGTGCATCACCACGCGATGTTTGTTTGGAGAGAATGTGGGTGCCTTCATACTTGACCAAGAATGGAACATCag GAATGGTATTATGGTCAACAAATCATTCACTGATACCCCCAATTGAG GGGTTCACGCGAGTGCTTACAGACTTGTCTGGATTTGTCTTGTCGCCTGTTAAGACGGAAG ACTCTATGATTCACACTAATGCAACAGTACTGGTGCAAATAGATGTCCAAGAATCGCTGCAGACGATGCTAGAGGGCAGCTACAAATCGG GTCTTTTAAAGATTGGTCTCAGAACTGCTTTTGCTCACATAAGTTACCTGGTGGAACAGTACTATGATTATGTTAAAAgcttaaagtga